The Chryseobacterium oranimense genome contains the following window.
GCTGGATGCTTACCGGGTACAGTCAGCAAAGGGAAACGTTTCCCTGAAAGACGAAGTAAGATTACAGAGCCTGGTTATTCAGCTTAATAATGATAAGCTGAGCATTAATAAAAATATCCTTGAATTTGAACAGAATCTGAAAGTACTTACGGGGATTTCAGATGATATAGAGCCGCAGCTTTCCGATGCGGATGCAAAAGGAATTCTTGCCGCACAGCCATTCGGAGACGAAGATGAACTCAAAAGAAAAGCGCTGGAAAATAACTCCGATTACCAATACTTTCTGAAACTGATTGATAATAGCAAGCTGTATGCCCAATGGCAGAAATCCCTCAATGTTCCGGATCTTAATGTTGGGGCCGGATGGGATCAGAACGGGGGAACCTTTAAAAATGAGGTCAATCTTATGGTCGGTATCCCCTTACCCCTATGGAAATCTAATCAGGGAAATGTTGAAAAAGCGAATTATGTTATTCAACAGAACCAGAAAAATGCAGATTACCAAAAGCTAACGCTTGAAACCAAAGTCCAGGCTGCTTACAAAACATGGAAAAGTCAGTATGACCAGCTTGCTGAGATTAAAACTACAGATCTCACCAACATGGAATTGGTGTATGACGGGATGTTGAAAAACTTCAGAAAAGGAAACATTAACCTTATAGAGTTTACAGATTTCATGGACAGCTACAGACAAACAGCACTCCAGATCTATGATATGAAGAACGAGATTATGCAGTCGGCAGAGCAACTTAATCAACTTATACAAACGAAAATCTTCTATTAAGCAATGAAAAAATATATAATACCTGTACTGATAGCCTTGTCTTTATTGTCATGTGCAAAAAAAGAAGAACAAAAAGCACCGCAGGCCAAGAAAGGCTTTGAGTTGAGCAATACTATGCTGAATTCCATTTCTCTGGCTAAAGTTGAAAGAAAAAATGTAGAAGATCAATATAACTTTTACGGAAAAATATCTG
Protein-coding sequences here:
- a CDS encoding TolC family protein, producing the protein MNKIAGLFIAISSFMAGQQQMSLLDCEEAFQKNNLQLLAEQYNINIADADILQAKIWELPQLSAQINAYNPEGKKAFDVGHAKGAGITQLIYMGGKKKNEIAFAKSNKELAQLQFSQLLVDLRTQLRAAYFNLYYEKQKLDNTNKQLGYMNDLLDAYRVQSAKGNVSLKDEVRLQSLVIQLNNDKLSINKNILEFEQNLKVLTGISDDIEPQLSDADAKGILAAQPFGDEDELKRKALENNSDYQYFLKLIDNSKLYAQWQKSLNVPDLNVGAGWDQNGGTFKNEVNLMVGIPLPLWKSNQGNVEKANYVIQQNQKNADYQKLTLETKVQAAYKTWKSQYDQLAEIKTTDLTNMELVYDGMLKNFRKGNINLIEFTDFMDSYRQTALQIYDMKNEIMQSAEQLNQLIQTKIFY